One Triplophysa rosa linkage group LG21, Trosa_1v2, whole genome shotgun sequence DNA segment encodes these proteins:
- the LOC130545391 gene encoding uncharacterized protein LOC130545391, whose translation MSETPVIYDVYASNLPAPPSASHLSSSGSESLIDSPASSRGRQLCRSAPRMAKSRGGTSSPGPKRLPPPSPASSYTSTHNTIPAIQKWTVQGLRLALSNADVQFHRRMTKVELYCLYASSLADTAAPKSAPQETTNKPGAARGSPYSRPGQSISTAHRGRPLASRHSRILVSAGTATDFPDAMNPSIEGFQQLVPLAVGQLLPPANTPPAVNTAGHLRNISFPAPGAPVLSHPFPFPAPGSWPTAPPSTTSARLPQLAMQAPVLGHFPVTPAAAASASMTPLAAQAAAIPPLFSFPQNRSNFSLATATAMPVPFNAPALEPPPVSGNIRSQILTEVQAAGVRSRSLANTGTSLFGADILVNHPLKTLLDASLNSITQAVSLRTLQSYLTAWKSFKSFHQAFSIPFPYFSVLTITSYISFLNSSKNLQASSIKGYMSGVQFFHKLIFNSPSAAIASSQTSMLIKGIQRTLPAHPDARQPITLDILTRCISTLHKGYHSKHVDRTLDTMFILAFFGFLRCSEISITSIFNPLIHPTVSDLSVLDSETMSFSITKQDGPNQERTFHLHIQPPVTNSTLSDPPSLPSLQEIPNQNHLLDPLFVDESNRPATRFWFQKHLKAVLLLSGIPADHFSGHSFRIGAATTAAQKGPLAVSNSSTRALDIGSFQELHQTAPAGASAHVSGSAAADSTAEANSAAATASAEACASIATIAISIFKATSAEASTSSQCRNQHSRSDPSAEVSTSISSVDTSITASNCLSRGQHFHPKLEVHSRSDRHSRGQHFHPKRGKPASPQRLPSGKQPPAFPFQAWKQAPRQEASEEARASIYKR comes from the exons ATGTCCGAGACCCCCGTTATCTACGATGTATATGCCAGCAATCTTCCAGCGCCGCCGAGCGCTTCCCATCTTTCCAGCTCAGGTTCGGAATCTTTAATCGATTCCCCGGCTTCATCACGGGGCCGCCAGCTCTGCCGTTCTGCACCTCGAATGGCTAAATCCAGAGGTGGCACTTCATCACCTGGCCCAAAGAGACTTCCACCTCCTTCTCCGGCTTCTTCTTACACCTCTACTCACAACACGATCCCCGCCATCCAGAAATGGACTGTCCAGGGCCTACGACTGGCTCTTTCCAACGCGGACGTCCAATTCCACAGGCGGATGACCAAGGTGGAGCTTTACTGCCTCTACGCCTCTTCCCTGGCGGATACCGCCGCACCGAAGTCCGCTCCGCAAGAAACCACCAACAAGCCGGGCGCGGCTCGTGGTTCTCCTTATTCCCGGCCCGGGCAATCCATTTCCACAGCTCATCGTGGCCGCCCGCTGGCAAGCCGGCACAGCAGGATTTTGGTGAGCGCGGGTACCGCCACGGATTTCCCGGACGCCATGAATCCATCGATCGAGGGCTTCCAGCAACTCGTCCCTCTCGCCGTAGGCCAGCTTCTTCCTCCAGCCAACACCCCGCCAGCAGTCAACACCGCGGGTCATCTACGAAACATTAGCTTTCCAGCACCTGGTGCTCCGGTGCTTTCTCACCCATTCCCATTCCCCGCCCCTGGCTCTTGGCCCACGGCACCTCCATCGACCACTAGCGCGAGGCTGCCTCAGCTAGCGATGCAGGCGCCGGTCCTCGGCCATTTCCCAGTCACCCCAGCAGCCGCTGCTAGCGCGAGCATGACTCCGCTAGCCGCTCAGGCGGCCGCCATCCCCCCCCTTTTCTCTTTTCCGCAGAACCGATCGAACTTCTCTTTGGCCACGGCGACAGCAATGCCAGTACCGTTCAACGCACCAGCCTTGGAACCGCCTCCAGTTTCGGGGAACATCAGATCTCAGATCTTGACAG AAGTTCAGGCTGCTGGCGTCCGAAGCAGATCCCTTGCCAACACCGGTACCTCCCTATTCGGAGCTGATATTCTTGTAAACCACCCCCTAAAAACCCTCCTCGATGCCTCTCTTAACTCCATCACCCAAGCCGTCTCCCTTAGGACCCTACAATCTTATCTCACTGCATGGAAAAGCTTCAAGTCTTTTCACCAGGCGTTCAGCATTCCCTTTCCCTATTTTTCTGTCCTCACCATCACCTCCTACATTTCCTTCCTAAACTCTTCAAAGAATCTCCAAGCCAGCTCAATTAAAGGTTACATGAGTGGAGTCCAGTTCTTCCACAAGCTCATATTCAACTCTCCATCTGCAGCCATAGCCAGCTCCCAAACTTCTATGCTCATCAAGGGCATTCAAAGAACCCTGCCCGCTCACCCAGACGCCAGGCAACCTATAACCCTGGATATACTGACCAGATGCATTTCTACCCTCCATAAAGGATATCATTCCAAGCACGTCGATCGCACACTCGACACCATGTTTATCCTAGCATTCTTCGGCTTTCTAAGATGTTCGGAAATTTCTATCACATCCATCTTTAACCCGCTAATCCATCCAACGGTATCGGACCTGTCAGTACTCGATTCAGAGACGATGTCATTCTCAATTACAAAGCAAGACGGACCAAACCAGGAGAGGACATTTCATCTACATATTCAACCTCCAGTCACCAATTCAACCTTATCAGACCCTCCTAGCCTACCTTCACTTCAGGAAATCCCAAACCAAAACCACTTATTGGATCCTCTCTTCGTCGACGAATCCAACCGCCCAGCTACACGCTTCTGGTTCCAAAAGCACCTCAAAGCCGTCCTGCTCCTGTCCGGCATCCCCGCAGACCACTTTTCCGGCCACTCCTTCCGCATAGGCGCAGCAACCACAGCCGCCCAAAAAGGCCCTCTCGCAGTCTCAAATTCAAGCACTAGGGCGCTGGACATCGGAAGCTTTCAAGAGCTACATCAG ACCGCGCCCGCAGGGGCTAGCGCCCACGTCTCgggctctgccgcagcagactctACAGCAGAAGCCAACAGCGCAGCAGCGACCGCCTCGGCAGAGGCCTGCGCTTCCATCGCAACAATAGCAATCAGCATCTTCAAAGCCACATCAGCAGAGGCCAGCACTTCTTCTCAATGTAGAAACCAGCATAGCCGCAGCGACCCCTCAGCAGAGGTCAgcacttccatctcaagcgtagaCACCAGCATCACGGCAAGCAACTGTCTCAGCAGAGGCCAGCACTTCCATCCCAAGCTGGAAGTACatagccgcagcgaccgccACAGCAGAGGTCAGCACTTCCATCCCAAGCGTGGAAAGCCAGCATCGCCACAGCGACTACCTAGTGGCAAGCAGCCACCAGCTTTTCCATTTCAAGCATGGAAGCAAGCGCCGCGACAAGAAGCATCCGAAGAAGCCCGAGCTTCCATCTACAAGCGctga